A window of Hymenobacter aerilatus contains these coding sequences:
- a CDS encoding PepSY-associated TM helix domain-containing protein: MKTEKNGYTLRKFILDIHLWLGVGSGLILFIVCLSGTLYTFRNEIVQAVEAQAYHVTPPATGQPLPAATLVSRLEQAYPASKVVGLGIPADAERAWTFSLTTREALARQLAEEKAEQQAGGKPGGEGHKRGGKEGRGGKGGKRGNQDSQTLLVNPYTAAVQGNTETGVSEFFRSVMGLHRWLLIEGGVGQLLVGSATLIFIVLQLTGLALWAPAKLKQWSKWKMWRPGFVIKTNASPKRLNHDLHNTLGFYALGLLTVMSLTGLCWSFEWYRDGLSSVLGAKVFGGRGEKPLPSAVPATTGQTLSADDYLALANRQLAYPGDVRLNLPKGPEGSASVQKTKTGFFALAGTDRLTLDQYSGAVLKADIFAAKPFNEQLTSLIKPLHTGEVAGTFSKILYFLACLIATSLPITGVIIWLNKRQKSNRRPARRAAAPEAIARPAAVGRPA, encoded by the coding sequence GTGAAAACTGAGAAAAATGGTTACACGCTACGCAAGTTTATCCTGGACATTCACTTATGGCTGGGGGTAGGTAGTGGCCTTATCCTATTTATTGTATGCCTGAGCGGTACTCTATATACCTTCCGCAATGAGATTGTGCAGGCCGTGGAGGCGCAGGCCTACCACGTAACACCGCCTGCCACTGGGCAACCGCTGCCAGCCGCTACCCTGGTGAGCAGGCTAGAGCAGGCCTACCCGGCCAGCAAAGTGGTGGGCCTGGGAATTCCCGCCGACGCCGAGCGGGCCTGGACCTTTTCCCTCACCACCAGAGAAGCCCTGGCGCGTCAGCTGGCCGAGGAAAAAGCCGAGCAGCAAGCCGGTGGTAAGCCCGGTGGCGAAGGCCATAAACGGGGTGGCAAGGAAGGCCGCGGCGGCAAAGGCGGCAAGCGTGGCAACCAGGACTCGCAAACACTGCTCGTGAATCCCTACACGGCTGCTGTGCAGGGCAACACCGAAACGGGTGTGTCGGAGTTCTTTCGGAGCGTGATGGGCCTGCACCGCTGGCTGCTGATCGAAGGAGGGGTAGGGCAACTGCTAGTAGGCAGCGCCACACTCATTTTTATCGTGTTGCAGCTAACCGGGTTGGCGCTGTGGGCACCGGCCAAGCTGAAGCAATGGAGCAAGTGGAAGATGTGGCGGCCTGGTTTCGTGATTAAGACCAATGCCAGCCCTAAGCGCCTCAACCACGACCTACATAATACGCTGGGGTTCTACGCGCTGGGGCTGCTTACGGTGATGTCGCTGACGGGCCTATGCTGGTCGTTTGAGTGGTACCGCGACGGGCTCAGCAGCGTATTGGGTGCTAAAGTATTCGGCGGGCGGGGCGAAAAGCCGCTACCCTCTGCCGTACCGGCCACCACGGGCCAAACCCTCTCCGCCGACGACTACCTGGCTCTGGCCAACCGCCAGCTGGCCTACCCCGGTGATGTGCGCCTAAACCTGCCCAAGGGCCCGGAAGGCTCAGCCAGCGTGCAGAAAACCAAAACGGGCTTCTTTGCCCTGGCTGGCACCGACCGCCTCACGCTGGACCAGTACAGCGGCGCCGTACTCAAGGCCGATATCTTCGCCGCTAAGCCCTTCAACGAGCAGCTAACTAGCCTCATCAAGCCCCTGCACACGGGCGAAGTAGCAGGTACATTCTCCAAGATTCTCTACTTTCTGGCTTGCCTGATAGCCACCAGCCTACCCATTACGGGGGTGATTATCTGGCTGAACAAACGGCAGAAAAGCAACCGGCGCCCGGCCCGGCGGGCGGCAGCGCCTGAGGCAATTGCCCGGCCAGCCGCTGTGGGCCGACCGGCATAA
- a CDS encoding ankyrin repeat domain-containing protein, with the protein MPKRLFILAFFVFITGTALAQTPAKDLRTAVLKNKPAEVQTLLTGGADANAPVEMVPGFPTSYLFIAADNNHLDVAKSLLHHKAQVNKGDKFQLTPLMAAASKGYLEMVQLLLTNGADAKAKDEEGKTALAYAKEGNHAAVVALLEPKTK; encoded by the coding sequence ATGCCTAAGCGTTTATTTATCCTTGCTTTTTTTGTATTTATAACTGGTACCGCCTTAGCCCAGACGCCCGCCAAAGACCTGCGCACCGCCGTACTGAAAAACAAGCCGGCCGAGGTGCAAACGCTTCTCACAGGCGGAGCCGATGCCAACGCCCCCGTTGAGATGGTACCGGGCTTCCCTACCTCCTACCTCTTCATCGCCGCCGACAACAACCACTTGGACGTGGCTAAAAGCCTGCTGCACCACAAAGCCCAGGTAAACAAAGGCGACAAGTTTCAGCTGACGCCCCTCATGGCCGCCGCTTCTAAGGGTTACCTCGAAATGGTGCAACTCCTGCTTACCAACGGCGCCGACGCCAAAGCCAAAGACGAGGAAGGCAAAACGGCCTTGGCCTACGCTAAAGAGGGCAACCACGCTGCCGTAGTTGCCCTCCTCGAACCTAAAACCAAATAG
- a CDS encoding bile acid:sodium symporter family protein: protein MTEPAPAPTPSSGFSTLLARIASEWFLLGLGGVVLLAYLFPSAGSDASPLPWHTITTVGVSIIFFAYGLRLSPAKLKTGMRNWQLHLVTQLTTFALFPLLALAVRPFFAGAEGALLWQSIFFLCALPSTVSTSVVMVSIAQGNIPAAIFNATLSGLLGIVLTPLLTGLVLQTSAAGIPLQDLVLDLVGQVIVPVAAGVLLNRWLGAFAERNGKLLRTSDQIIILLIVFTAFCESFAEGVFSSYALWDVVGLSVGMVALYFAVFGLVWGLGRLLNFPREDRITAVFCGSKKSLVHGSVFASLLFPGAATGVLLLPLMLYHALQIIVASTMAQRIGRQTAMASAVPASE, encoded by the coding sequence ATGACTGAACCTGCTCCCGCGCCTACCCCTTCCTCTGGTTTCTCTACCCTGCTAGCCCGCATTGCCAGCGAATGGTTTTTGCTCGGTCTGGGCGGAGTAGTGCTGCTCGCCTACCTGTTCCCGAGTGCCGGCAGCGACGCCAGCCCCCTACCCTGGCACACCATCACCACGGTAGGCGTAAGCATTATCTTCTTTGCCTACGGCCTACGCCTGAGCCCCGCCAAGCTGAAAACCGGCATGCGCAACTGGCAACTGCACCTCGTGACGCAGCTCACTACGTTTGCGCTTTTCCCATTGCTGGCGCTGGCCGTGCGGCCCTTTTTTGCGGGTGCAGAAGGCGCGCTGCTCTGGCAAAGCATCTTCTTTCTATGCGCTTTGCCCAGCACTGTGTCTACCTCGGTCGTGATGGTGAGCATTGCGCAGGGCAACATTCCGGCGGCTATTTTCAACGCTACCCTGTCGGGGCTGCTGGGCATTGTACTCACGCCGCTGCTTACCGGGCTGGTGCTGCAGACCAGCGCCGCCGGCATTCCGCTGCAAGACCTTGTGCTGGATCTGGTTGGGCAGGTGATTGTGCCGGTGGCGGCCGGCGTACTCCTCAACCGCTGGCTGGGGGCCTTTGCTGAGCGCAACGGCAAGCTGCTGCGCACCTCCGATCAGATTATTATTCTGTTGATTGTCTTCACGGCTTTCTGCGAATCCTTTGCCGAAGGCGTATTTAGTAGCTACGCGCTGTGGGATGTGGTGGGCTTAAGCGTGGGTATGGTAGCGCTGTATTTTGCTGTGTTTGGGCTGGTATGGGGGCTGGGGCGCCTACTCAATTTCCCGCGCGAAGACCGGATTACGGCCGTTTTTTGCGGTTCCAAAAAATCGTTGGTGCATGGTAGTGTCTTTGCTAGTCTGCTGTTTCCGGGGGCGGCAACGGGCGTGCTGCTACTCCCGCTCATGCTCTACCACGCGCTCCAGATTATTGTGGCCAGCACCATGGCCCAGCGCATAGGCCGGCAAACAGCTATGGCGTCGGCGGTGCCGGCAAGCGAGTAG
- a CDS encoding LLM class flavin-dependent oxidoreductase → MKTPSSLRLSVLDQSPVRQGGTARQALLETVQLAQHAEALGYTRFWVSEHHNSESLAGTTPEVLMAHLAGQTQHIRIGSGGVMLPHYSALKVAENFRLLEGLFPNRIDLGIGRAPGADRLTAQVLNPSNQFNEQDFIEQLMDLDRYLTDRADPETIQTKIKAAPLIDTVPELWLLSSSGQSGLFAAYLSMAFTFAHFINPHGGPEAVQQYREKFRPSARLPRPEASMAIFVLCADTEEKAQELEDTLALQMTLLETGSRGPTPPYATVRDYPLAPAQRARLEYNRQRMVSGTPLQVKMQLEKLAADYGVEEIIAVTITYDFQDRLRSYELLAEAFALQPAAHVASV, encoded by the coding sequence ATGAAAACGCCTTCTTCTCTCCGTCTGAGCGTGCTCGACCAGTCGCCGGTGCGGCAGGGCGGCACGGCGCGGCAGGCCCTGCTGGAAACGGTGCAGTTGGCCCAGCACGCCGAGGCCCTGGGCTACACCCGTTTCTGGGTGTCGGAGCACCACAACTCCGAGTCGCTGGCCGGCACTACCCCCGAGGTGCTGATGGCCCATCTGGCCGGCCAGACCCAGCACATCCGCATCGGCTCGGGTGGGGTGATGCTGCCGCACTACTCGGCCCTGAAGGTGGCCGAAAACTTCCGCCTGCTCGAAGGCCTGTTCCCTAACCGCATCGACCTGGGCATTGGCCGGGCGCCCGGCGCCGACCGCCTCACGGCCCAGGTGCTCAACCCCAGCAACCAGTTCAACGAGCAGGATTTCATCGAGCAACTGATGGACCTGGACCGCTACCTCACCGACCGCGCCGACCCGGAAACCATCCAGACCAAGATCAAAGCCGCGCCGCTGATTGATACCGTACCCGAGCTGTGGCTGCTAAGCAGCAGCGGGCAAAGCGGCCTGTTTGCGGCGTATCTGAGCATGGCCTTCACGTTTGCGCACTTCATCAACCCCCACGGTGGCCCCGAGGCGGTGCAGCAGTACCGCGAGAAGTTCCGCCCCTCGGCGCGCCTACCCCGCCCCGAAGCCAGCATGGCCATCTTCGTGCTCTGCGCCGACACGGAGGAGAAAGCGCAGGAGTTGGAAGACACTCTGGCCCTGCAAATGACCCTGCTCGAGACTGGCTCGCGCGGCCCTACCCCGCCCTACGCCACCGTGCGCGACTACCCCCTGGCCCCCGCCCAGCGCGCCCGCCTGGAATACAACCGCCAGCGCATGGTGAGCGGCACGCCCCTGCAGGTGAAAATGCAGCTGGAAAAGCTGGCCGCTGACTACGGCGTGGAGGAAATCATTGCCGTTACCATCACCTACGATTTCCAGGACCGACTCCGCTCGTATGAGCTGCTGGCCGAAGCATTTGCGTTGCAGCCGGCGGCGCACGTAGCATCCGTATAA